The Thermanaerovibrio acidaminovorans DSM 6589 genome contains a region encoding:
- a CDS encoding flagellar hook protein FlgE has product MLRSLYSGVSGVKGHQTYLDVVGNNIANVNTTGFKRSNVLFQDLLYQNVRGAMAPDAGQGRGGINPMQVGLGSMVGAVETIHTQGTMQYTGNRNDFGISGDGYFVVKTGADTFYTRAGSATMDSGGNLVMSGMGYIYQGYKMSKDPTDPTKYVEGPLGDINIPVGQKLEANKTTLGGYRCNLDSRVKAHLPMGITGNDSEFKIVLGTNTYTLNQVSEGGAVASFMTLSDGTNSVTLGFPAAGPIVDPTSLLPNLTQITTAGAFTGASYDPATGKLTVTDGTNSSTVDLAALMDFQVLSVKDALNNTYYYLAEFNDVATTGDKELVLWGPDASAGGAMTRYSVTVPTRRDGTFDLSAATNLLAAAQSPTGNAVTVQATTDGLGLVVKDGATTVATLNQRLSSVHTSKMDIYDSLGNAHTLEVSWEKIDNNQWRWRAFLPSEPGITMTDNTGVINFTSEGKIEGVDTFDVTINFAALGAEDSTVRLDFSGRSFDKDAIEGVTQYGSAFTTKAYYQDGYPMGVLQDYAVSSDGTVQGVYSNGQRQPLYKLALALFANPQGLFKESGTVFSQSANSGIAQIVKPMEGGAGRIMGSNLEMSNVDLSQEFVNLIVAQRGFQANARVITTSDQVLEELINLKR; this is encoded by the coding sequence ATGCTTAGATCCCTATATTCTGGAGTCTCCGGCGTCAAGGGGCATCAGACCTACCTGGACGTGGTGGGAAACAACATAGCCAACGTGAACACCACCGGCTTCAAGAGGTCTAACGTGCTGTTCCAGGACCTGCTCTACCAGAACGTCAGGGGAGCCATGGCCCCCGACGCGGGTCAGGGCAGGGGGGGCATAAACCCCATGCAGGTAGGTCTTGGCAGCATGGTGGGGGCGGTGGAGACCATCCACACCCAAGGTACCATGCAGTACACGGGCAACCGGAACGATTTCGGCATATCCGGAGATGGTTATTTCGTGGTCAAGACCGGTGCCGATACCTTCTACACCCGTGCCGGTTCCGCCACCATGGACTCCGGTGGCAACTTGGTCATGTCCGGAATGGGCTACATATACCAGGGCTACAAGATGTCGAAGGATCCCACGGATCCGACCAAGTACGTAGAGGGTCCTTTGGGGGACATAAACATACCGGTGGGGCAGAAGCTGGAGGCCAACAAGACAACCCTGGGGGGTTACCGGTGCAATCTGGACAGCCGGGTCAAGGCCCACCTGCCCATGGGGATAACCGGCAACGACTCGGAGTTCAAGATCGTGCTGGGGACCAACACCTACACCCTGAACCAGGTGTCCGAGGGGGGGGCGGTGGCCAGCTTTATGACCTTATCGGATGGCACCAACTCGGTTACGTTGGGCTTCCCTGCCGCGGGTCCCATAGTTGATCCTACGTCGCTTCTTCCCAACCTCACGCAGATAACCACCGCCGGGGCCTTCACCGGCGCCTCCTACGACCCCGCCACCGGGAAGCTGACCGTAACCGACGGCACCAACTCAAGCACCGTGGACCTGGCGGCCCTCATGGACTTCCAGGTGCTCAGCGTGAAGGATGCGCTCAACAACACCTACTACTACCTGGCGGAGTTCAACGACGTGGCCACCACGGGGGACAAAGAGCTGGTTCTCTGGGGGCCCGACGCCTCCGCTGGCGGCGCCATGACCCGCTACTCCGTCACGGTCCCAACCAGGAGGGACGGGACCTTCGATCTGAGCGCGGCCACCAACCTGCTCGCCGCCGCCCAGTCCCCCACGGGGAATGCGGTAACCGTTCAGGCCACCACCGACGGGCTGGGGCTGGTGGTCAAGGATGGGGCCACCACGGTGGCCACCCTGAACCAGCGGCTCTCCAGCGTCCACACCAGCAAGATGGACATATACGACAGCCTGGGCAACGCCCACACCCTGGAGGTCTCCTGGGAGAAGATAGATAACAACCAGTGGCGCTGGCGGGCCTTCCTGCCCAGCGAGCCGGGGATCACCATGACGGACAACACGGGGGTAATAAACTTCACCTCCGAGGGAAAGATCGAGGGGGTGGACACCTTCGACGTGACCATCAACTTCGCCGCCCTCGGGGCCGAGGACTCCACCGTGAGGCTGGACTTCAGCGGTAGGTCTTTCGACAAGGACGCAATAGAGGGGGTCACCCAGTACGGGTCCGCCTTCACCACCAAGGCCTACTACCAGGACGGCTACCCCATGGGGGTGCTTCAGGATTACGCGGTGAGCTCCGACGGCACGGTCCAGGGGGTGTACAGCAACGGTCAGAGGCAGCCCCTTTACAAGCTGGCTTTGGCGCTTTTTGCCAACCCTCAGGGGCTTTTCAAGGAGAGCGGCACGGTCTTCTCCCAGTCCGCCAACTCGGGGATAGCCCAGATAGTTAAGCCCATGGAGGGCGGGGCGGGGCGGATAATGGGTAGCAACCTGGAGATGTCCAACGTGGACCTGTCCCAGGAGTTTGTGAACCTGATCGTGGCCCAGAGGGGTTTCCAGGCCAACGCCCGGGTCATCACCACCTCGGACCAGGTTCTTGAGGAGCTTATAAACCTCAAGAGGTAG